The Oryzias latipes chromosome 16, ASM223467v1 genomic sequence atACCGGCCGGAGGGACGGAAAGCTGAAGAGAAGAAGACCGGCGAGAGCGAGTGTTACCGTATATGGAGGAGATTAGAAAGATAAGGAGCCAGGGTAATGGAGggctataacccttgtgctatcttagatgaccccacccttactttgacgggGGGAATCAATAAAGTCTGACTTGATATAAAAACATAGCAGGtatgacccttgtgctatcttagatgaccccacccttacattgacgtgttctccctaccatgacaaaggtggataaaggtggaaagatttcatgtaatccatggacaccagtgaagatcacaaatcattgaagaaaaaaggttcagagcactgtctagtgggtctagatgacccaactcccaaagttaaagtgcctaggatagcacaagggttaacataaAACCCATTTGGTTATTGTTGATGGTCCAGTCAGTGCAGGTCCTTTCCTCAGAGACATTATCAAGACCCAGAACTACTTCTATCAAAACCATCATCATCCACCAACTTCTGTTCATGGCTGATAATGCTCCACCACATGGTGCCAGAattgtcacagctggacttcaggaagtcgGAGTGGCTCATATGGTTTGGCCAGCAATGACCTCGGACTTGAACCCCACAGAGGACATCTAGGACcacctgaagcagagactggattATGGTTCCCCCAAGTTACCTTGTAGAACTGCATGTAGCACTTGTAGAAGAGTGGAACGCCTCAGAACATCATCATGAGGTTAGTGAGGAGCAGGAGACGCTGCTGTCACACTATCATTGCGTTAAATGGTGAAAATACCTTTCACTGGCATGATCAATATTTGTTATTTGGATCACTTTATTGTTGTCTTTATTGAACTTATGTGTGCAAGACACTTTCCAGTCCACTTCTCAATCTAATCTCTTTCAGAAATTATGTTGATTTTCAAAAACTAGATTACAACTTTAGCTGCCAATGTCAGAAGTGCTGAGTAAAAGAAATATcttgaagaaaagaaatgcatgtcgtaacccttgtgctatcctaggcactttaccattgggagttgggtcatgtagacccactagacagtgctctgaaccttttttcttcaatgatttgtgatcttcactggtgtccatggattacatgaaatctttccacctttatccacctttgtcatggtaggaagaacacgtcaaagtaagggtggggtcatctaagatagcacaagggttaaggcagcTTCTGATGCTAATGTCGCTAAAACTCGGGCAACAAAATATTACTCTCAGTTTGGGAGACACTAACGCACATCGACCCTCTGACAAAAATCACATCAGCGTAAGCAGGCTTTTGTTCTGCTCCTCCTCGTGATGACCAAATGTTATTGAGGTTTCTGAGTGTGTGTCGCTCTTACTGAAGCAGAGGGATTCAAAGCTGTGTGTCAGAGCTTGTATCAATACCATGGAATGTATATGAGAACCAGAGTGAGTGAGTGtaatgtcacccatagaaaatggtttaattCTGGCcccagagaaaaaaagtcaattcagtcaccattttatTATCATATTTTGGCAATAGTGACACCACCATATTGGAGCCTGACAACGTCAATAATTAGTGATTAGTCCGAGttgtctgagtcaacatttctatggtaccactctcaccaatcaggagtgagcttgttgaaaggccTCATCCCTACCCTACCTGAAAGCGGACTACAGGAAACATACGACTTATGACCACCCACTTTTATTgacgcatctgattggtcagtttataaattaactacagaaaaaaattaggattatcaaaaacatgtcaaaaaatgtatcaatgctagaatggttattctgaccaatagaatgactgggTAACAGCTctttttctctatagaagtctatgggattttggcttcttggaggcaTTGGGTCATAGTGTGTTGGTGTGTCATTAGCTCAGTCAGTCAGTGTGTATCATTCGTTCGTAGTGTGTTGTGTCATTGGCTCATTGTGTCGGTGGATGTCATTGGATTATGGTGTTTTAATGAATTCTGAGTCAATGACAGCTTGACATAATATAGATCTGTGGTTTGGGGTCAGACCAGCTGCATCTTTACACGCCAAAACAGGGCtgaggattttcaaaataaaataaaaactcatgaAGACAAACAACCTGTCAGCTTCTGTGAAGAGTCATTTCAAATCAACTGTACAATTAATCTAATTGCAAACCATTCTTTTTGAAGCTCTGCTTAAAATACCTCACGCACCATAAACCATCTCTAATCCTGTTGGAGATGTTTAGTaccattttataaataaagctctAAACTTTGAATAAACTCTTGGCCAACATTTAATCCTGAAtgtaaactgcatttcttcttTGGGTTAATCTGGAATATGTTTTAGAATATTGGGGAGAGCCTCTGCATGTTTTCTATCACTGAAATCCTCACCGTTGTAGGAATGAACTCTTGAAGACCCACACAGACTTTTCTGAACCTTTATTGTCGTCATGGGGTTAAAACACCGCCAGTGCTTCAGTCGTGCTCTTTAGAGGTTGCTGTGGCTTTAGTTGTCCAGATGTCGTCTCTTAAGTCTTgaagctttgaatatttttttaaaacaattgtaaaGTCTAAGTGCTTCGTGAAACTTCACTTGCCCACCACTAGCTCACAGTAAAGGCAGAGGAACAGACAATAAGAGTAAAAAGAATAAACCCCACTAAACAAGAGATATGCATAGACTTATGTCAGAAAAAGCTATGGACATCAGAATTCCAGCTAAAGGTCTCTCTGGCTGTGCTGAGAGCCACTGGAAGACTTTAGATATTTTGGGGTTTGTTAACGAGTGAGGGACTCCCATGTGATTATAACACACACACGTATAGAGCAAATGTATATCCAACAGAAAAAGtgcaaaacacagaaatgttaTCATAAAACTGGTTCAAAGTTCTTTGGATTCTACACAGCATGACCTCCACATGTGAACTCCATCAGCTAAAGACGATCCCATCTTTAAGTGTACAGCCTTCACAAGTGTTTCTGCAGGAATCAAAGGtctttatttgcatttgtttaTCAGGAGGTGGGGAGTTTTGGTTTGGGGGCAGCCATTCCAAAACTGGAGCTTTCAAATGATCCACTTGAACAATTGAATACACGTCTGTGACTGTCATCAAAAATACATTAGAAAGCATGAATTCTCTATCATTACATTATAAAAGACCTTTTAGAAAGGCTATGATAGATTATTAGAAAGACGAGGACGAGCTTCAAGTTTAGTTTCCTTTTACCAGCAGGGATGCGCTCGTGTTCACACACTGACTTCAACATCTGCCACCACATCAGCTCAGGGTGAAAGCAAGCAACCAGCCAAGCTGCTGTCTCTCCACAGTGCATTGTGGGTAGGTTCCGACTAGTTGGACTGAAtttgacacttaaataaacAACAGGCAATACGTGAAGTGTGCAGGACAAGAACAGTGCAAAGACTCACTGCTCTTTCCACAGACGGACAAAAAAGTGTCCTCCTGCTAAGAGGTCCAGATGGCGTGCTCCAACGAGCGCCACCGCGCCCTCTAATCCCCCTTCTTTCTGAAAAACGCCTTCCCCTCAGTGACTCTGTCTTTGGTTTCCTGGATCTTCTCAGACAGTTTGTCTTTAGTCTCTTCCATTTTCTCAGACAAGCGTTCTTTTGTCTCCTCCATCTTTTCTGACAGTTTCTCTCGGGTTTCTTCCATTTTGTCCTGCAAGTATTCTGAATATGGGGGGGGTGTGGATAGGTAACCATGTTTGCGTAGGTACTGAACAGACAGGGACGTCCCTCCAAGTGTCACCGCATATCTGGCAGGAGTTGCAATctgcagaaagagaaaaacactgCAAACGGTTAGCGTAGCCACTCTTTCTTTACTCTCCCTCCAGCTTCAGAGCTCCACCAATCAGAAAGCAGGATGCAAGTCCAGCTGAAGGAGCAAAGCTCCCAGAGCCCCTCCAGCTGGGCTTCATCCGCCTGTAtgttccacctcctccacctccttcaccTCCGTCTTCGCATCTGAAGACGTTCTTTCTTTCTTCGGAAAGCTCTCTGTTCCCAGCAGCAGGGTTCATCAGGAAGGGCTTTTGGACTTTGAAGCACGATTTTTCCACATCAATCAATAATTTACTCGTCAGACAGGTGAGCTAGCTTGTGGTTCCAGTTAGCCCCACCCACACCCCTTTGCACGGAGGTGGTTCTGCTGCACTTCCAGGGCGAGGAGAGAACATTTCTGCCAACTGTCAGCTGGAGATGAAATGATGCTACAGTCGGCTGTCATGCCATTCGTTTGAATCAAACCTAATAATCGCTGTAAAGAGCCTCATattgaggtattttcatttaaatttgggACATTGTGGCAaagtaaaagatcaaattacAACTAAAAACAGTggctttttgactttttcccaATATAACAGACTTCAAACCTTTTAAACCAACTagaagcatttttgtcactattGAAcaattaggggaaaaaaagcaagaacacaACATCCGGTCCAGAGTCTCTactaaaaacacataaaacagtaGGAACACTTGTGTGAGCAATTCAAAAAATGTTGACCACAAACGACAAAACAAATACCATAAAACGTGTAGACAAACCTTATTCCACCGTCTGCTGCCATCAACGTACCCCATTGATTTATGCTAATGTTCATTAGCCACCTCGTCAGGCTTTACCCCAtacatcaggggtgtcaaactcattttcaccgagggccacatctgcatagcggctgtcctcaaagggccagatataacttatacatgtaactaaatgtaatgaaaaataaacttaactACTCCTAAATGTTAAACAActaatttaagaaaacatgtttgcttgtaactctagcataaatccttttcaattagattctgtcaggttagattatatggacagtgtttaagtcctgatgtatagttgcccaatctgatatttcaagtcagattccccctagatatgaataaatacacaccaatttttatttttttattttaagaaatcaaaaacttttatgctttcgggggccacataaaatgacatggggggccacatttggcccccgggccttgagtttgacatgtGTGCCTTACATCATAGTGATGTTTTGGGTTtgttctttttacaaagtgggtgtgtgcgttcgcctgggggcggggcatggaagggctgttcctcactttgtgatgtcacaatgtgaggacccactcgttttcgtgggttgggaggggctggtgctcagagagcaggtttttaggggAACGGATCCAAATGCCGCTTTGGGGTTTCTCTTCATGAGAAATGAACTTGATTACAGGCTTAAGAGCTcaaaacattgattttgcatggtcAGGCCCTTTGAGATCAGACTTTGTTTGCATGTAAACTCGGCACAGGCGGCGCAGCAGGATTTACCTTGTACATGGCATAAGCAGTCAGCGCGTAGCCGCTGGAAGAATCCCTCAAAAGACCCACAAGCGACTCGGGCAGCCCAATCATCTCCAGGAAGGGCACTACATTCACACCTCTGAGGGCAGAAAACAAGCCTCAGCTTTGCACTCAGAAGCGGGTGAACTTCAGGGACAGCCTGCATGTGAGGAAGGCCCAGCATTCACTCACTTCATAGCAGCATAGTAGAAGGTTCCAAGCCAGAAGGAGGAGGTCAGCAGGTGCACTGGGATCATCACCTTCCCGTACTGTTTGAAGGTCTTCTTGAACCTCTGGAAGAGCCCGATGGTGTTGTCCTGCAGAGGGTCCACGTCCACGGGAGTGGGCTCGGCTTCCCTTTTCTGGACATCCTGTGGGGCGGGTGTGGGGGCGGACTGGGGTGTTGGTTTGGGTTCctgtgctgctctgctgcaggtGGATGTGCAGAGCCATCGCTGCCTAACAGGCGACAGCTGGAGGGAACAGCAGCTCAGCACCGCCAGAGGCTCGGGGACAGCGGCAACGCCCACAAGGGCCCGCATCACGGCCGCACGCCGCAGGATCCCGGGGGCCAGGATGcgctgcatcatcatcatcctcctcctcttcactgGTTCCTGTTCTTCCTGCCTGGATGAGGTCAAACCTCAGACTGTGGAGTTCAACACAATGAAACACGTCAATGAGCGCCACCGTCCAACTCAGGACACTCCAGCCTTTTAGGGAGGGGTGTAACCCCCCCCCATGTTTCGCTCCTTCTGTGGCTAATTCAGACGCCTGGGGCGTAAAAACCTCATGCATCTGTGGAACCAAAGGGGTGTTATCCCGGGACAGGAGacagaaaaactaaatacaaCTAcggtatgtgtgtgttttatgtctACTTttccctgcagacacacagttGTTACTCTGCGAGTATTAAACAGGGGCTTGTTAGGCAAATGCTTTGCTGTCTGCATTTCCACTCTGCCTCCTGCAGATGCTGCCGTTGCCTATCGCTCCTCACACTTTATCTCCACAAATCCCCTTCCATCCTGCTCCCCAGCAGGAAGACATGCCCTCAATTCCTACGCTGGGTTCTGCACGTTCTCATCTGCCCCATGTTCTCCTGCTCCAGGTCCAAGCAGACATCCCGTGACAACTTTCTGCAGCAGCCAGTCGGCAGCGGCGGTTTCAGAGTTCTCCGTGTCTCCAGAACCTGTTTTCCTAGATAATCCCCTTTAGAAACACAGAGATGCAGTGAGATGACAACCACCCGGAAGAGTCCAACACAGAAAAACCGCTTTGTTTGGTGACAACTGACCGGAAATTCTCTTTACATCCAAATTCCGCCTGAAAAGATTCAgatcaatgaaaaataaaaaactatattCTCCCGAAcagtccaggggggtattccaggaagcatgtttaaacgaccctgactttaagcctgaactctggctgaaatccgcctgaacttgcttactctgggtatgtcggttccaaaagaccggatatgagttgacGTAATTACGcttgacttggtaaccctgggtttaTGCACGTGCACAggaggtacataaagacattctcaatagatcgctgatttccggagtcaccatggaaacacgtggtgaaaaaaaaaagaaagcgctataattcaatgagacggagtctgaggttttaatgacggcgtatgaagattatacgtccatcaaaaaagtaacacggctgcatcatcgaaagaaagagtttctgcttgtagtagaagaacagacaaagataacgcacaagtttctgatcttgtttccattttccttgtgacgcatatatatataacttatccaattttgccaacttaaatgaattatttctattggtaacaaataattgagttaaatttattccaCCTAATTTCTCACATCCATAAAACTCAAcatttgtttatacaactcaaatttacgtatttatctaactaaatgtcatattactccaattcaattaatattttttccatcttaattaatcatatttcttgaactttcatatgtctaagtttgagccggcagatatgctcatttttataacaacaaaaaaacaaatcactatCAACAAGGTGCATACAACTAATTTAGGAATTTCCATCATTATCCTTGCAGTAACTACCAGTAGGGGtactatataaactcatcatcctctccctccctctcactcatggtgcagagacgtaagcatagtaggacaaaataactcaacaaaacacggtgaaacacagtaaaacagctaaacaactaaacacatttggtcaaaaacccacacttaaacccaaatccgtccagacaggcaaagggaatggtttcccacaatcccttgcggtgccgatctaacagcagcacccaagttacacctacttaattgaattaatttgaatgaaagtaaaataactgtctgaaaactacgtgttatttttaaggtgactaaacaaaaaaacgatttatcttaactaaagcaaataattaagttaaatcaaagtaaaagtttatctttccagcatccatatgtggtcttatcaccctctcacggtggaaaaagtattatctgagctttttcatccactaaatcatcttcaaatggacacggcatgctgcttcacctctctgtaaacaaactaaccttcaactaaacctgctccagaccaggttatgttcagggcatgagtttccatggcaacttgacctactcTGAAACATACCcccatttctggaactgaaagctgaggtcatcaacttccttagcctcaaacttaccgtgggagctagcataacctgctttctggaataccccccagttctcctcaaaaaaacaataacaacacGGCTGGAATTATCTTCTCCCGAAAAACCTCTTTAAACTCAGCCGCTCTCCCTGTATCTCTATTTTCCATCTCCACATCCCGTTTCAACGCCTGCTTTTCCACAGAAAATCAGCTATTTCACTTTACTGCATCTAAACTGTCTGCTATTATGATTTCATCCCAGATTCCCT encodes the following:
- the fam210a gene encoding protein FAM210A; its protein translation is MMMMQRILAPGILRRAAVMRALVGVAAVPEPLAVLSCCSLQLSPVRQRWLCTSTCSRAAQEPKPTPQSAPTPAPQDVQKREAEPTPVDVDPLQDNTIGLFQRFKKTFKQYGKVMIPVHLLTSSFWLGTFYYAAMKGVNVVPFLEMIGLPESLVGLLRDSSSGYALTAYAMYKIATPARYAVTLGGTSLSVQYLRKHGYLSTPPPYSEYLQDKMEETREKLSEKMEETKERLSEKMEETKDKLSEKIQETKDRVTEGKAFFRKKGD